A region of uncultured Carboxylicivirga sp. DNA encodes the following proteins:
- the msrA gene encoding peptide-methionine (S)-S-oxide reductase MsrA — translation MKTLLTAITIIIAMTIQAQETATFGGGCFWCTEAVFSQLKGVSMVESGYSGGEVKNPSYKDVCSGLTGHAEVIQITFDPDLISFADLLEVFFATHDPTTLNRQGADVGTQYRSVVFYHNEKQKETTDLVIKSLDAEHIFDRVIVTEVSPFSVFYPAEDYHQDYFANNSNQPYCRAVIVPKMDKFKKLFKEKIK, via the coding sequence ATGAAAACATTACTAACTGCAATAACAATTATAATAGCAATGACAATACAGGCACAAGAGACAGCTACGTTCGGAGGAGGATGTTTTTGGTGTACAGAAGCGGTTTTTTCTCAGCTAAAAGGAGTGAGTATGGTTGAGTCGGGTTATAGTGGAGGAGAAGTAAAGAATCCATCTTATAAAGACGTTTGTAGTGGTTTAACCGGACATGCTGAAGTAATTCAGATCACTTTTGATCCGGATTTAATATCTTTTGCAGATCTACTGGAAGTATTTTTTGCCACACATGATCCTACTACTCTAAATCGACAGGGTGCTGATGTTGGAACACAATACAGATCTGTTGTTTTCTATCACAATGAAAAACAAAAAGAAACAACAGATTTGGTTATTAAATCATTGGATGCAGAGCATATTTTTGACCGGGTTATTGTAACAGAAGTGAGTCCTTTTTCTGTATTTTATCCTGCCGAAGATTATCATCAGGATTATTTTGCAAACAATAGTAATCAACCTTATTGTAGGGCCGTAATAGTTCCTAAAATGGACAAGTTTAAGAAGTTGTTTAAGGAGAAGATAAAATAG
- a CDS encoding flavodoxin family protein: protein MKVVALNGSPRKNGNTAHALKIVKAELENEGIEVEILQVGSQDIKGCTGCGACFKRQDEKCIIKGDEVDNFIQKMKEADGILLGSPVYYADLNGTMKSFLDRAFYVAGANGGLFRHKVGAAVVTVRRTGGMQAFQSLNHYLQYSEMFIPTANYWNVLHGGSPGEVLKDEEGVQIARVLGKNMAFLIKAVNASKNQLPAREDKVWTSFIR from the coding sequence ATGAAAGTAGTTGCATTAAATGGTAGTCCACGAAAAAACGGAAACACAGCCCATGCTCTAAAAATTGTTAAAGCAGAATTGGAGAATGAAGGAATTGAAGTGGAGATACTACAGGTTGGATCACAGGATATTAAAGGTTGTACTGGTTGTGGAGCCTGTTTTAAGCGACAAGATGAAAAATGTATTATAAAGGGCGACGAAGTTGATAATTTCATTCAAAAGATGAAAGAAGCAGATGGGATTTTGTTGGGGTCTCCTGTTTATTATGCCGATCTGAATGGTACAATGAAATCATTTCTTGATAGAGCATTTTATGTCGCTGGTGCTAACGGAGGCTTATTTCGTCATAAGGTAGGTGCGGCAGTTGTTACTGTGAGACGCACAGGAGGTATGCAGGCCTTTCAATCATTGAATCATTATCTGCAATACAGTGAAATGTTTATACCAACTGCAAACTATTGGAATGTTTTACATGGAGGTAGTCCGGGTGAAGTATTGAAAGACGAAGAAGGAGTGCAGATAGCACGTGTTTTAGGCAAGAATATGGCCTTTCTCATCAAAGCTGTGAATGCAAGTAAAAATCAATTGCCAGCCCGGGAAGATAAGGTATGGACTAGTTTTATTCGTTAG
- the moeB gene encoding molybdopterin-synthase adenylyltransferase MoeB: protein MVLTKDELERYKRHTILPMIGVDGQQKIKNAKVLIVGMGGLGSPLAMYLAASGVGTIGLVDFDNVDVSNLQRQIIHKTSNIGKPKTESALESLVEINPLVKVNCFNEGLSSANAIDIFTQYDIICDGTDNFQTRYLINDACVLTGKINVFGSINQFEGQISVFGADKGPCYRCLFPEPPSPGTVPSCAEAGVMGILPGVIGTIQATEVIKLICGIGTPLIGRLLNYDALSMQFYEVKFSKDKDCPCCGKNPTITELIDYESFCNSQTIKEINAIQLKEQIKKKQIPILLDVREDSEVALGTIIGSLHIPMGEIPNRLSEIPKNKTVVVFCHLGIRSKNVIQYLQDHGYQNLVNLRGGIDAYQSF, encoded by the coding sequence ATGGTTTTAACAAAGGACGAGCTGGAAAGATACAAACGCCATACAATCCTGCCAATGATTGGGGTGGATGGTCAGCAGAAGATTAAAAATGCGAAAGTACTGATTGTTGGAATGGGTGGACTAGGATCTCCGTTAGCAATGTATCTGGCTGCCTCTGGTGTAGGAACAATAGGTCTGGTTGATTTTGATAATGTAGACGTTTCTAATCTTCAACGACAGATTATTCATAAAACGTCTAATATTGGAAAACCAAAAACAGAATCGGCTCTTGAATCTTTAGTGGAGATTAATCCTCTTGTTAAAGTTAATTGCTTTAATGAAGGTCTTAGTTCCGCAAATGCTATCGATATTTTTACTCAGTACGATATTATTTGCGATGGTACAGATAATTTCCAAACGCGTTACCTGATAAATGATGCATGTGTCTTAACAGGTAAAATCAATGTATTTGGCTCAATCAATCAGTTTGAAGGTCAAATCTCAGTTTTTGGGGCTGATAAAGGTCCATGTTATCGCTGTTTATTTCCTGAACCACCTTCACCCGGCACAGTACCTTCATGTGCAGAAGCAGGTGTAATGGGCATTTTACCCGGCGTTATTGGAACAATACAGGCAACTGAGGTAATTAAACTTATTTGTGGTATTGGCACTCCACTTATTGGTCGCTTGTTAAATTACGATGCATTATCCATGCAATTTTACGAAGTGAAATTTTCCAAAGATAAGGACTGCCCTTGCTGCGGAAAAAATCCTACTATCACTGAATTGATTGATTATGAAAGTTTTTGTAATAGTCAGACAATAAAAGAAATTAATGCCATCCAACTAAAAGAACAAATCAAGAAAAAACAGATTCCAATTTTACTGGATGTGCGCGAGGACAGTGAAGTAGCCTTAGGTACAATTATTGGAAGTTTACATATACCAATGGGTGAAATACCAAACCGCCTGAGTGAAATACCAAAAAATAAGACAGTAGTGGTTTTTTGTCATTTAGGCATACGAAGCAAAAACGTCATTCAATACCTGCAAGATCATGGCTATCAAAATCTTGTAAACCTAAGAGGTGGTATTGATGCCTATCAATCTTTTTAG